The Methanooceanicella nereidis genomic interval CGTCCTCGATGCAGTTAGGCAGAGGCGAGACACTGGAAGATACTGCCAGAATATTATCGAGTTACGCACACGGCATAATGATAAGGGCCAACAGCCACGAGTCAGTGATAAAGCTTGCACATCACGCAAGAGTGCCGGTCATAAACGGCCTTACCGACTTTGAGCACCCATGCCAGGCACTGGCCGACCTGATGACGATAAGGGAGAAAAAAGGCGACTTTAAGGACCTAAAGTTCGTATGGGTAGGCGACGGCAACAATGTCTGCAACTCACTCATACTCGCAGCGGCTATCACAGGCATGGAAATGGTAGTGGCATGCCCGGAGGGCTACGAGCCTGATGAAGGCGTTGTAAACAGGGCCAGGGCCATGGAAGGGAACATAAAGATCGTCAGGGACCCAAAAGAGGCTGTCAGGAACGCGGATGTCCTGTATACGGACGTATGGGTATCCATGGGATGCGAATCCGAAAGAGAGAAGCGCATGGACGATCTAAGGAGCTACCAGATCAATATGGATCTCATAAGGCTGGCAAAAGAAGACTGCATAGTGCTGCATTGCCTGCCTGCACATCGCGGCGAAGAGATAACCGACGAAGCGATAAGAAGCAAAAACTCGGCCATTTTCGAACAGGCAGAGAACAGGCTGCATTCGCAAAAAGCGCTGATACTAAAGCTCTTAGTTTCCAAAGACATTAAAACTGATTAAGTCGGGTATTTTCATACCCACAATTTTTTCCGGGGATACCATAGTATTTTTATAAGCCCTTTATCTGCCCATATTCTGCTTATCTGGATTTATTATTATAAAAGACATCATAAATCATTTCTCTTCACCACAAAGCGCACAAAGGCGAACAAGGAACACCAAACTGCTAACCACAAAGCGCACAAAGGCAAACAAGGAACACAAAACTGCTAACCACAAAGCGCACAAAGGCAAACAAGGAACACAAAACTGCTAACCACAAAGCGCACAAAGGCAAACAAGGAACACAAAACTGCTAACCACAAAGCGCACAAAGGCGAACAAGGAACACAAAGGACCTTTTTTAAAAGATTATCATATACTTAAAAAAATTAGTGTACCTTGTTCGCCTTAGTGCGCTTCGTGGTTAACAGTTTAGTGGACCTTTGTCGCCTTCGTGCGCTTAGTGGTGAAAAACAACCTGGATTATACTTTTTTTATAATACAAGCCCTTATCTAAATATTTGATCTCACAAATTTTTAGCATTTGTATACATTCAAGCTAAAGTTTTATGTTCAATGTCCGCTTTTAGACTATCTGGATTTGGATGTCAGGACGCAGGTTAACCGAGTATCCAGCCACCGGCGGTGTGAACCCGCTATGGCGATGGACAAAGACATGTGACCCGGTCAAGGTCATATTCAACTTTTTCATGCTTCTGGTCATAAGATACAGCCCGATAATCGAGTTGAAAGTGGACTGCATGAGGTTCATGGGAATTAAAGCAGGGAACCATGTCTCGATGGCATTAGAGGCAACTGTGGACGTTTTCTTCCCGGAGCTTATCGAGATAGGGGATAATTCGGTAATAGGATATAATGCGACGATACTTGCCCATGAGTACATGATAGACAGGTATCGTACAGGAAATGTCGTCATAGGTAAAAATGTCCTTATAGGAGCGAATTCTACTATCCTGCCAGGAATCATTATAGGAGACGGCGCGATAGTGTCAGCAGGCTCGCTCGTTAACAAGGATGTGCCAGCAGGGGCGTTCGTCGGAGGAGTGCCCGCACGCATCATAGAGAGGAAAGAACTTGATTAATATCGTCAGGTCAATAGTCGACGCCATATACAGGGACAGGCGTTTACTGGCAGCTATCATAGTAATAAATATTGCAGGGTCTCTGTTCGGGGCTTATTATTACTGGGAACAGTTAATGATGACCCCGGTCTATCTCTGGATATTCGTCCCGGATTGTCCGTTATATACCCTGTTCATGATCTTTGCGCTGTTATTGATAATAATGGGCAAGCCGTCGGATACGTTCAACGCGATCACATCAGTGGGACTTTCCATGTACGGCACCTGGACGGTCCTGGTGCTGCTATACTTCTCGGAGATATATTTCAGGCCCGCCAACAGCCTTTTATCTTCGGCGATGCTGATCTCGCACATCGGCATGGCGCTTGAGTGCGTCCTGCTGCTGCCATACCTTAAGAACGTTAAAACCGTATCCTGGGTAGTAGCCGGAGCATGGTTTTTAGTTCAGACCATTGTCGATTATTTCTTATGGTTCATACGAGACGGAGATCTGATGAGGACACATCCGCTCGCAATAATGGAATATTATACAAGAGGACATTACGTTATAGATAAGCTGGCTGTGAAGCTGGACACTATGATGTATGTCACATTCGCAATGGTAGTGGTGTTCCTGGCCCTGAACTATATCCTGGCAAAGACCTGGCCGGCGAACGATCCGCGGCTCTTAAAAACTGAGGCCATTGCAGTAAAAAATGAAAGCGGGAATTAAAAGCTTATCGTGACCTCGATCCAGATGCTTTTATTGCTTCCGTTTTCAGTCTCCTTCGGGTCAGCTATCCTCATGTAAGTCAGATTTTTTATCATGACACGCTTAAAGGAGGATTCGTCTAGTTTCGTCAGAAGGTTGCCCTCCCTTAAGTTGCGATGAAGCTCGTTTATTATGTCTTTTCCCGGATCAAGGATTATTGCATGTGTTTCTATTGCCATCGGATCATCGACCGTTATCAATTCGATTCAAAGCTTATTCTGTCAAATAAATTATATACTTACCGCTTATCCCGGATAATTCTATTTAAAAAGTAAATTTTTTAATAGATTCCTGTTGTGGTAATACAAATTTGGAATTTAATTCTAATAATAAAAGGTTAAAATAGTTATAAATTGTATTATTTGGTAAATTTTTAAAAAAATAAAAAAGGTGACTTTGTTATGGTAAAGTTTTTAAATAGCCTTCAAACGAAGCTTACCATCAGCTTCATAATACTGATATTAGTTATTTCAAGCCTGACGTTTTTCTATACTTTTAACGAGACTAAAAGCGCTTTAAAAGAGACAATGAGAGACGAGTTGAAAGCGGTGGCAGCAGCAACCGCCACACAGATGGACGGCGATAAGGTCGCGATGCTTAAGGCGGGTGACGAGGGGACGCCTGAATTTTTGTCCATCAGGGACCAGCTATGGGCCGTACAAAACTCTAACCCGGACATAAAATACGTGTATATCATGGCCTTGAACGGGGATGAAGTACAGTTCGTCGTAGACGGTAGCTATGGAAAGGAAGACGACGCCGCAATGATAGGTGACGTTTATGATGAAGCTCCCGAAGACCTGATAAACGGTTTCACTGCACCGTCGGCGGACAGGGAATTTACGACCGATGAATGGGGAACATACCTCTCCGGATATGCGCCGGTATATGATTCAAAGGGCAATTCAGTAGGCCTCGTGGGCGTAGACATGAGCAGCGACCGCGTAATAGAGAAACAAAACTTCATCGGATACACGATATACATCATCGTAGGCCTTGCGATATTGATAGCAGGAGCAATGATAGCGTTCTTCTCAAAGACGATCATTCAGGACATAAAAAAGCTTAATGAGAACGCCAACAAGATCAGCATGGGCGACACGAACGTCATGGTAGACGTTAAGAGGAACGACGAGATAGGTGAACTGGCAGACTCTTTCGGAAGGATGGTGGCAAGCCTCAAAATAATGATGGACACAAGCTACAATGAAAAATAAAGGGGCCTGCATATGAGCATTTTATCTGAAAGGATACTGCAGGTGTCTACGGTATACCTGGGCCCGGCTGCAAAGACGTTCCTGGATAGACAGACCAAACACCACATGAATGGGCTGGTATTCGACAATATAGAGAAGCAGCATCTTCCTGAGCTATGTAAATGGATCAATGTTTCAGCAGGGCTTATCATCGGCAAGGATAAATCCAGGGAATTTGCCGATAAGGTCGCTAAGCTATAGATAATCTCTATAGCTTTTACTTTTTTATATCGTTCAATTACTTTCGGACTGGTAGGATAATCTATTATTATAGGTCCGGACAACATAAAAGAGCATCATCTGTCACCGGAGGATGCCATATCTAAACGTTTTTTAGGGTGAGCCTGTCGAAAACACAGAAGGTTCTAAAGTTGATCATATGGAAGACTGTATTAAGCTAACAGGTGCCAGAGAGCACAACCTGAAGAACATCGAACTAAAAATACCAAAGAACAAGGTCGTAGTGTTTACGGGAGTATCCGGTTCCGGCAAATCCTCCCTTGTATTCGATACGATCTACGCGGAGGCACAGCGCCAGTTCATGGAGACGTTCAGCGCGTTCTCCCGAAGGTATTTGCCTAAGATCCCGAAGCCGAACGTCGATCGTATCTTCAATCTCTCGCCGGCGATTCGAATAGACCAGAAACGTATGGGCGAGAACCGAAGGTCAACGGTAGGTACGGCCACTGAGATATCGACATATCTTCGCCTGTTATTCTCCAGATGCGGTACGCCGTTCATCGGCCCGTCGTTTTACTTCTCGTTCAATAACCCCGAGGGCATGTGCCCGGTATGCAGCGGGGTGGGCAGTGAGATCGATGTGGACCTGGAGCGGTTATTAGATATGGAAAGATCTCTGGCCGAAGGAGGGATACGGCACCAGTTTTACCAGCCGGGCAACATCTACTACAAACTATACCGGGCCAGCGGTTATTTTGATGTTAACAAGCCCCTGAAAGAGTATACCAAAGAGGAAATGGACAGGCTTCTCTACAGCGGTCCTGAAAAGATGGGTGAGGAACGCCTTGGCGGTGTGATCAACGCCACAATGGAGGGTGTCGTTACAGGGCTGAAGCGCAGGCAGTTCGGCAAAGAGGACCTGAACGAGCGCGAGGCTAAATTTTTCAAGGTCACGACATGTAAAGCGTGCAACGGCACAAGGATCAACGACAGGGCGCGCTCTGTTACCATCAACGGAAAAAATATTGCGGAACTGGCCGCGATGGAGCTCATAGACCTTCGTGAATTCGTCGATAGTATAGAGGGACCTGTATCAGCCCCGATACTGGCACCGATCCGGTGGAGACTGGACCAGCTTATAGATATCGGCGTGGGGTACCTGTCGCTTGACCGGCCGGTAGCCACGCTCTCCGGAGGAGAGTCACAGAGGGTCAAGATGGCCAAGCAGCTTAGCTGTGACCTGGTCAACCTTGTATATGTGCTGGATGAGCCGAGCATAGGGCTTCACCCCAGGGACAACTCGAACCTTATTAAAATGCTCAAAAAGCTGAGAGATAACGATAACAGCGTCCTCGTCGTGGAGCATGATCCTGAAATAATCGAAAGCGCGGATTACGTCATAGACATCGGGCCGGGAGCGGGTACCCATGGAGGGAACGTGATGTTCTGCGGAACTGTGGAGGAATTGAAGAGATCGTCCACAGTCACGGGAAGATATCTTGAGCAGAGACACGGGAACGGGTATAAGAGGAGAGCTCCGACAGGATACATGGAGATCAAGGATGCCACGCTTCATAACCTGAAGAACGTCTCGGTAAAGATACCGGCCGGGGTCTTCGTCTGCGTTACAGGCGTCGCAGGTTCCGGTAAAAGCACCCTCATAAACGACATCTTTACTTATGAGCATCCGGACGCGGTCATCATCGATCAGTCTGCCCTTGGAAGGTCGAGCAGGTCGAACCCGGCTACTTATACAGGTATGTTCGACGATATACGGTCGATCTTCGCAGTGACTAACGATACTAAGCCGAACCTGTTCAGCTTTAACTCAGAAGGGGCATGCCCCAAGTGTAAAGGTTCCGGGTTCATCGAGGTCGAGATGCACTTCCT includes:
- a CDS encoding ATP-binding cassette domain-containing protein; translation: MEDCIKLTGAREHNLKNIELKIPKNKVVVFTGVSGSGKSSLVFDTIYAEAQRQFMETFSAFSRRYLPKIPKPNVDRIFNLSPAIRIDQKRMGENRRSTVGTATEISTYLRLLFSRCGTPFIGPSFYFSFNNPEGMCPVCSGVGSEIDVDLERLLDMERSLAEGGIRHQFYQPGNIYYKLYRASGYFDVNKPLKEYTKEEMDRLLYSGPEKMGEERLGGVINATMEGVVTGLKRRQFGKEDLNEREAKFFKVTTCKACNGTRINDRARSVTINGKNIAELAAMELIDLREFVDSIEGPVSAPILAPIRWRLDQLIDIGVGYLSLDRPVATLSGGESQRVKMAKQLSCDLVNLVYVLDEPSIGLHPRDNSNLIKMLKKLRDNDNSVLVVEHDPEIIESADYVIDIGPGAGTHGGNVMFCGTVEELKRSSTVTGRYLEQRHGNGYKRRAPTGYMEIKDATLHNLKNVSVKIPAGVFVCVTGVAGSGKSTLINDIFTYEHPDAVIIDQSALGRSSRSNPATYTGMFDDIRSIFAVTNDTKPNLFSFNSEGACPKCKGSGFIEVEMHFLDSVKITCSECKGKRYTAEVLEYKYKGKDISEVLEMTVDDASEFFEEKKILSKLKVLQEVGLGYITLGQSLSSLSGGEAQRIKLASELHKKGNIYVMDEPTTGLHMSDIDRLLKIIKKLVDKGNTVIVIEHNLEVMRHADWIIDMGPEGGKRGGEIVAEGTPEDIIKVESSYTGQYLKNVL
- a CDS encoding DUF1405 domain-containing protein → MINIVRSIVDAIYRDRRLLAAIIVINIAGSLFGAYYYWEQLMMTPVYLWIFVPDCPLYTLFMIFALLLIIMGKPSDTFNAITSVGLSMYGTWTVLVLLYFSEIYFRPANSLLSSAMLISHIGMALECVLLLPYLKNVKTVSWVVAGAWFLVQTIVDYFLWFIRDGDLMRTHPLAIMEYYTRGHYVIDKLAVKLDTMMYVTFAMVVVFLALNYILAKTWPANDPRLLKTEAIAVKNESGN
- a CDS encoding acyltransferase, which encodes MSGRRLTEYPATGGVNPLWRWTKTCDPVKVIFNFFMLLVIRYSPIIELKVDCMRFMGIKAGNHVSMALEATVDVFFPELIEIGDNSVIGYNATILAHEYMIDRYRTGNVVIGKNVLIGANSTILPGIIIGDGAIVSAGSLVNKDVPAGAFVGGVPARIIERKELD
- a CDS encoding HAMP domain-containing protein, whose translation is MVKFLNSLQTKLTISFIILILVISSLTFFYTFNETKSALKETMRDELKAVAAATATQMDGDKVAMLKAGDEGTPEFLSIRDQLWAVQNSNPDIKYVYIMALNGDEVQFVVDGSYGKEDDAAMIGDVYDEAPEDLINGFTAPSADREFTTDEWGTYLSGYAPVYDSKGNSVGLVGVDMSSDRVIEKQNFIGYTIYIIVGLAILIAGAMIAFFSKTIIQDIKKLNENANKISMGDTNVMVDVKRNDEIGELADSFGRMVASLKIMMDTSYNEK
- the argF gene encoding ornithine carbamoyltransferase produces the protein MHVISIADLTYGDIMDVLDKADDLKKKRKEGVITDYLRNKSLAMIFEKSSTRTRVSFEVGMTDLGGHALYLDPSSMQLGRGETLEDTARILSSYAHGIMIRANSHESVIKLAHHARVPVINGLTDFEHPCQALADLMTIREKKGDFKDLKFVWVGDGNNVCNSLILAAAITGMEMVVACPEGYEPDEGVVNRARAMEGNIKIVRDPKEAVRNADVLYTDVWVSMGCESEREKRMDDLRSYQINMDLIRLAKEDCIVLHCLPAHRGEEITDEAIRSKNSAIFEQAENRLHSQKALILKLLVSKDIKTD